A single region of the Ziziphus jujuba cultivar Dongzao chromosome 10, ASM3175591v1 genome encodes:
- the LOC132799576 gene encoding uncharacterized protein LOC132799576 produces the protein MKIVSANTISTKPISLSKATATLSMFVSTDTGASQAIGAYLGQTLSSFKELKQLKTPRSEKKGKRHASDIVNNGEMTAGENPTQSVEAIQELRQGSAPIRKKKKQKRHTSDIVNNGEMTTGENPTPSVEQLKN, from the exons ATGAAGATAGTTTCAGCAAATACAATCTCAACAAAGCCAATTTCTCTCTCCAAAGCAACTGCCACTCTTTCGATGTTTGTTTCCACTGATACAGGTGCATCACAAGCTATTGGCGCATACCTAGGACAGACTTTGTCATCATTCAAGGAGCTAAAGCAGCTCAAAACTCCTCGATCAGA gaagaaaggaaaaaggcaTGCATCAGACATTGTCAACAATGGAGAGATGACTGCCGGTGAAAACCCAACTCAGAGTGTAGAAGCAATTCAAGAACTGCGTCAAGGATCAGCAcccataaggaaaaaaaagaagcaaaaaaggCACACATCAGATATTGTCAACAATGGAGAAATGACAACAGGTGAAAATCCAACTCCAAGTGTAGAGCAACTCAAGAACTGA
- the LOC107411329 gene encoding E3 ubiquitin-protein ligase RSL1: protein MATRRPTTTTTRRPQVRDDGEDDDDLHSLVSEQRNELMAAETLESDLDLAFKLQLQEAVAASLAHQPSSSAPLEPQNDTVCHSVGFATVQSEELVRLQQELKDRQQSEIEMRKMREDLCRRIHDQNFAREILRIPEEDWRDWGDNFEKPFCGEGSSSSSGGSTAIGNECEYRLYFKGLISDEKVGDQRIKLAGIGVAICDSRDNLIFEVRKPLIVNGMNKIGAEAKALIEGLNAALVLELKRLVFYCDYYPIFQFVNQRWPAKQRKIAVLINQVKNLQRQFTSCNSRLVPRNDIKFAFKLARDAIVSQTNKTAESSRCKSLNETCVICFEDTEASQIFSVDGCLHRYCFSCMKQHVEVKLLHGILPKCPHEDCKSDLDVGSCGKFLTPKIMETMRQRIKEASTPVTEKVYCAYPRCSVLMSKTELLEYSTKHLVDVERSGARRCMKCNNLFCINCKVPWHRNMTCVDYKRLNPYPPAEESKLKFLASKNLWRQCKKCNHMIELAEGCFHMTCRCGHEFCYNCGAEWKEKKATCDCPLWIEDNILYDEDDEEDEDDEEEEEEDEDDYYDSDSDYFAM, encoded by the exons ATGGCCACGAGGAggcccaccaccaccactactaGACGCCCACAAGTCCGCGACGACGGCGAAGACGACGACGACCTTCACTCCTTGGTCTCCGAGCAACGCAACGAGCTAATGGCGGCTGAAACCCTCGAGTCCGACCTCGATCTCGCCTTCAAACTCCAGCTCCAAGAAGCTGTCGCTGCCTCACTCGCCCACCAACCCTCCTCTTCGGCCCCTCTGGAACCTCAAAACGACACCGTTTGCCACTCTGTTGGATTCGCCACCGTCCAGTCTGAAGAGCTCGTCAGGCTTCAGCAGGAGTTGAAGGACCGGCAACAGAGCGAGATCGAGATGCGGAAGATGAGGGAGGATCTCTGCCGTCGGATTCACGACCAGAACTTCGCTAGGGAGATACTCAGGATTCCCGAGGAGGATTGGAGAGATTGGGGTGATAACTTTGAGAAGCCCTTTTGTGGTGAAGGCTCATCGTCTTCATCTGGTGGCTCCACCGCTATTGGAAATGAATGCGAGTACAGGCTTTATTTCAAGGGCTTGATCAGCGACGAAAAGGTTGGGGATCAGAGGATCAAACTGGCTGGGATTGGAGTTGCGATTTGCGATTCCAGGGATAATTTGATATTCGAGGTCAGGAAACCTCTGATCGTCAATGGGATGAACAAGATTGGTGCGGAGGCTAAGGCTCTGATCGAAGGGCTTAATGCTGCTCTCGTTTTGGAGTTGAAGCGGCTCGTTTTTTACTGTGATTACTATCCCATTTTCCAATTT GTTAACCAAAGATGGCCTGCAAAGCAGCGCAAGATTGCAGTGCTCATCAATCAGGTGAAGAATCTTCAAAGACAATTTACATCTTGCAATTCAAGGCTTGTGCCACGAAATGATATAAAGTTTGCATTTAAACTTGCAAGAGATGCAATAGTGTCTCAGACCAACAAGACTGCAGAATCTAGCCGTTGCAAGAGTCTGAATGAGACTTGTGTGATTTGTTTTGAAGATACTGAGGCTAGTCAAATTTTTTCAGTTGATGGCTGCTTGCATCGATACTGCTTTTCTTGTATGAAACAACATGTGGAGGTCAAGTTGCTTCATGGGATATTGCCTAAATGCCCTCATGAAGATTGTAAGTCTGACCTTGATGTTGGCAGTTGTGGCAAATTTTTGACACCTAAAATTATGGAGACCATGCGCCAACGCATAAAGGAAGCTTCAACTCCTGTCACAGAGAAAGTTTATTGTGCGTATCCAAGGTGTTCAGTTTTAATGTCAAAAACTGAACTTTTGGAGTATTCAACGAAGCATTTAGTTGATGTTGAGCGATCAGGAGCTCGGAGATGCATGAAATGTAATAACCTCTTCTGCATCAATTGCAAGGTTCCTTGGCACCGTAACATGACTTGTGTTGACTACAAAAGGTTAAATCCTTATCCCCCTGCAGAAGAATCAAAGCTGAAATTTCTTGCATCAAAGAATCTGTGGCGCCAGTGTAAGAAGTGCAATCATATGATTGAACTTGCTGAAGGTTGCTTCCATATGACGTGcag ATGTGGGCATGAGTTTTGTTATAACTGTGGAGCCGAGtggaaagagaagaaagcaaCATGTGATTGCCCACTCTGGATTGAGGATAATATATTGTACGAtgaggatgatgaagaagatgaagacgacgaagaagaagaagaagaagacgaagacgaCTACTATGACTCTGATTCCGATTATTTTGCCATGTAA